A genomic segment from Lutzomyia longipalpis isolate SR_M1_2022 chromosome 3, ASM2433408v1 encodes:
- the LOC129791761 gene encoding zinc finger protein 271-like, which translates to MNAEDPPEAVFIKVDPNFILFNSEDRDGGPGNSGIHPIEESWVKEELPDDPISFNPVGKSPEVEAYRREGFKNFGWKFWCKFCEKGFTQRSFLLRHEIIHTGAKPFRCDICSKTFGRKDQLKRHRQVHGEAWVEDEEPDDGKCKICVENCTNRDHGAIGEDSKPPEEDAGTSGTAEGMDVAQEDENDANSGNEEMKAKEKKFLCTICGVGYARAADVARHELTHTAEPKKPSVPIICEICNKTFSRKDHWKKHMRLHGIFLAKGRHKGFAEHENQCNFCGEVFQDKEQLTYHRTIHAKSFTSHSCYVCKAMFETTEELRSHYMTHTDIIQGETAQEPPATTPKETPKKKYSCNHCELSFISRSKLAKHHRKHQNAKKYSCTKCGKSYDDEFKLDRHMRVHSGTTDHVCLVCNRHFPEAKNLKRHMMTHTGEKPFQCEYCTKTFTQSSNWVRHQKVHEDPVTGEMKEMKPPKAPKEKKIKPQKQKEEAPTLIPKTEPIDEETYEIETLEENFDEVLQTPDAEAYQGVKEEMFEMQFNEEEDEEEEEELEEMIYDCIYCFKAFMCREKLNEHTVEVHKQARGVYYKEIVPEKKEKIYKCNLCQMSFSKTYAMARHMNLHKEEKKFCCNICGRGFDDAPKLEHHMKIHTDDRNIKCDICGKSYQSVRNLRRHEVSVHAEDKPFKCTEEGCSRSFGRRDKYILHLQTRHKRSQL; encoded by the exons ATGAATGCAGAGGATCCACCTGAAGCTGTTTTCATAAAAGTAGACCCAAATTTTATCCTATTCAATTCAGAAGATCGTGATGGAGGGCCGGGAAATTCAGGAATTCATCCAATTGAGGAGAGTTGGGTGAAGGAAGAACTTCCGGATGACCCCATAAGCTTCAATCCCGTGGGGAAGAGTCCGGAAGTGGAAGCATATAG GAGGGAAGGATTTAAGAACTTTGGCTGGAAGTTCTGGTGTAAATTCTGTGAGAAGGGATTCACCCAACGTAGCTTCCTTTTGCGCCATGAAATCATTCATACGGGCGCGAAGCCCTTTCGGTGCGATATCTGCTCCAAGACATTCGGTCGGAAGGATCAGCTGAAGCGTCATCGGCAGGTTCATGGAGAAGCCTGGGTAGAGGATGAAGAGCCAGATGATGGGAAGTGCAAGATTTGTGTGGAGAACTGTACTAATAGGGATCATGGAGCTATTGGGGAGGACTCCAAGCCTCCTGAGGAAGATGCTGGGACGTCTGGAACCGCTGAAGGCATGGATGTAGCGCAGGAGGATGAAAATGATGCAAATTCAGGGAATGAGGAGATGAAAGCCAAAGAGAAGAAGTTCCTTTGCACCATTTGTGGAGTTGGGTATGCCCGGGCTGCTGATGTTGCACGTCATGAGCTCACACACACCGCTGAGCCTAAAAAGCCAAGTGTCCCAATAATCTGTGAAATTTGCAACAAGACTTTCTCCCGGAAGGATCACTGGAAGAAACATATGCGCCTGCATGGGATTTTCCTAGCTAAAGGGAGGCACAAAGGGTTTGCTGAGCATGAAAATCAATGCAACTTCTGCGGGGAAGTTTTTCAGGATAAAGAACAACTCACCTATCATCGTACCATCCACGCGAAATCCTTCACGAGTCATTCATGCTATGTCTGCAAGGCGATGTTTGAAACCACAGAAGAGCTACGAAGTCACTACATGACCCACACGGACATCATTCAAGGAGAGACAGCGCAGGAACCACCAGCTACTACACCCAAAGAGACGCcgaagaagaaatattcctgCAATCACTGCGAATTGAGCTTCATTAGTCGTTCGAAGCTCGCAAAGCATCACCGGAAGcatcaaaatgccaaaaagtaTTCATGCACCAAGTGCGGGAAGAGCTATGATGATGAATTTAAGCTGGATCGACACATGCGCGTCCATTCCGGGACTACAGATCATGTCTGCCTCGTATGCAATCGACACTTTCCGGAAGCGAAGAATCTCAAGCGGCACATGATGACGCATACAGGTGAGAAGCCCTTTCAGTGTGAGTACTGTACCAAGACTTTTACGCAATCCAGCAATTGGGTACGGCATCAGAAGGTCCACGAAGACCCGGTGACAGGTGAAATGAAGGAAATGAAGCCCCCAAAGGCGccaaaggagaagaaaataaaaccacAGAAGCAAAAAGAAGAAGCCCCAACATTGATCCCAAAGACGGAACCTATAGACGAGGAAACGTACGAAATTGAGACGCTGGAGGAGAATTTTGACGAAGTACTGCAAACTCCGGACGCAGAGGCATACCAAGGGgttaaagaagaaatgttTGAGATGCAATTTAACGAGGAGGAGGACGAGGAGGAAGAAGAGGAACTCGAGGAAATGATCTATGACTGCATTTACTGCTTCAAAGCCTTCATGTGTCGTGAGAAGCTCAATGAGCACACAGTTGAGGTGCACAAGCAAGCCCGTGGGGTGTACTACAAAGAAATTGTACcggaaaagaaggaaaagatcTACAAGTGCAACTTGTGTCAGATGAGCTTCTCCAAGACCTACGCCATGGCACGTCATATGAATCTGCacaaagaagagaagaagttTTGCTGCAACATCTGCGGACGGGGCTTCGATGATGCCCCCAAGTTGGAGCATCACATGAAGATCCACACTGATGATCGGAACATCAAGTGCGACATCTGCGGGAAGAGCTACCAAAGCGTACGGAATCTCCGTCGGCACGAAGTATCCGTTCATGCTGAGGATAAACCCTTCAAATGCACAGAGGAGGGATGCAGCAGATCCTTCGGGAGACGCGATAAATACATCTTGCACCTACAGACGAGGCATAAACGCAGCCAATTGTAG